Proteins from a single region of Candidatus Syntrophoarchaeum caldarius:
- a CDS encoding phosphoglycolate phosphatase — MTYPRALAIDLDGTIAFKDSRIDPVCIDPLRSLVKDIPVIIATGNTVCYAMSAAVLLGTDRTVIAENGGVIKVGRDGVEITNGYGEGCRRAYNILKEEMELEPLDWDQRRSDVALRRNVSVDELSKRLRQIDPFLEVVDSGLALHIKDKRINKGEGLKIISEIIEVDLADFAAIGDSNNDIEMLKMVGMGFAVGNASDALKEVADVVLENEYGRGVLEAIRMFKTDAV, encoded by the coding sequence ATGACGTACCCCAGAGCACTTGCAATAGATCTTGATGGTACAATCGCTTTCAAAGACAGTAGAATAGATCCTGTTTGCATCGATCCACTCAGATCGCTTGTGAAGGATATTCCTGTGATAATCGCCACTGGGAACACGGTCTGCTATGCGATGAGTGCCGCGGTTCTTCTTGGAACAGATAGGACGGTGATCGCAGAGAACGGAGGAGTGATAAAAGTTGGTCGTGATGGGGTTGAGATTACGAACGGATACGGCGAGGGATGCAGACGAGCATACAATATCCTCAAAGAGGAGATGGAGCTTGAACCGCTCGACTGGGATCAACGAAGGAGTGATGTTGCGCTGAGACGGAATGTATCGGTGGATGAACTTTCAAAACGTCTCCGCCAGATCGATCCGTTTCTCGAGGTTGTCGACTCGGGACTTGCGCTACATATTAAAGATAAGCGCATAAACAAGGGAGAGGGTTTAAAAATAATATCTGAGATTATTGAGGTTGATCTTGCTGATTTTGCAGCGATCGGTGATTCAAATAACGATATTGAGATGCTGAAAATGGTTGGTATGGGATTTGCGGTTGGTAACGCATCGGATGCGCTCAAAGAGGTTGCAGACGTTGTTCTTGAGAATGAGTATGGCAGAGGTGTTCTTGAGGCGATCAGAATGTTTAAAACCGACGCAGTATAA
- a CDS encoding ATP-binding protein encodes MGYVIAVSGKGGTGKTLISSLLIRHFSKKTPVLAIDADPDSNLPEALGVKVERTVGDIRESITGEGVAAFEGKIQEVLVEERDFDLFVMGRPEQEGCYCVVNNILRVAIDSLSKNYDITIIDCEAGLEHLSRRTTRNVDFMIVVTDATRKGILTAKRVKEIADELNIKFKKIRVIVNRVAPELREEMENALNEAGLEVIGFIPHDPIVAEYDLKGKTVFELPEDTPVVQSFNEIVSKIEEELKTL; translated from the coding sequence ATGGGTTATGTAATTGCAGTATCTGGTAAAGGTGGGACGGGAAAAACACTCATCTCATCGCTTCTGATACGCCACTTCTCAAAGAAGACTCCTGTTCTGGCAATAGATGCCGATCCAGATTCGAATCTTCCAGAGGCACTTGGTGTTAAGGTTGAAAGAACGGTAGGTGATATCAGAGAGAGCATAACAGGGGAAGGTGTCGCTGCGTTTGAGGGAAAAATCCAGGAGGTACTTGTTGAAGAGCGCGACTTCGACCTCTTTGTCATGGGAAGACCTGAACAGGAGGGGTGTTACTGTGTTGTTAATAATATCCTCAGGGTTGCAATCGATTCACTATCCAAGAATTATGATATAACGATAATCGATTGTGAGGCAGGGCTTGAACACTTAAGCCGCAGGACAACACGAAATGTCGATTTCATGATTGTGGTTACTGACGCGACACGAAAAGGCATTCTCACCGCAAAGAGGGTGAAAGAGATTGCAGATGAACTCAATATAAAGTTCAAGAAAATTCGTGTTATCGTAAACCGTGTTGCACCAGAACTCAGAGAAGAAATGGAGAATGCACTTAATGAGGCGGGGCTTGAGGTGATTGGCTTCATACCGCATGATCCGATCGTAGCAGAGTATGACCTCAAAGGTAAAACCGTCTTCGAACTCCCGGAGGATACACCTGTAGTTCAATCATTCAACGAGATCGTATCAAAGATTGAGGAGGAACTTAAGACCTTATGA
- a CDS encoding 1,4-dihydroxy-6-naphthoate synthase produces the protein MKEIEILKTSGVLSLSVKLSVGYSPCPNDTFIFYALMHRRISTGDVTFKPVIDDVETLNRMAFKHTLNVTKVSFHAFGFLRERYALLRAGAALGEGCGPLIVANEVIDPEEIKNKRIAIPGTCTTANLLLKLFEPEIKETVVMSFDRIMPAVRSGDVDCGLIIHEGRFTYPIYGLKAVIDLGKWWEDETGLLIPLGGIVIDRSLGYNLIHEFNRWLRSSIEYAFENPNEAMSYIRSYAQEMDDDVISEHINLYVNDNTLDIGDEGIKAVEYLFKMGEDAGILPHSNHSIFPE, from the coding sequence TTGAAGGAGATCGAAATATTAAAGACCTCTGGTGTGCTCTCTCTGAGTGTGAAGTTGAGCGTTGGATACTCACCCTGCCCGAATGATACCTTTATCTTCTATGCACTGATGCACCGGCGGATCTCGACAGGGGATGTAACCTTCAAACCCGTGATCGATGATGTTGAAACACTGAACAGGATGGCATTCAAGCACACCCTGAATGTTACAAAGGTCTCGTTTCATGCTTTTGGATTTTTAAGAGAGAGATATGCACTTCTTCGTGCAGGCGCCGCGCTTGGAGAAGGATGCGGTCCATTGATCGTTGCAAATGAGGTGATCGACCCGGAGGAGATTAAAAATAAGCGCATCGCAATACCAGGCACCTGTACAACTGCAAACCTGCTTCTGAAGTTATTTGAGCCTGAGATCAAAGAGACCGTTGTGATGTCTTTTGACAGAATCATGCCAGCTGTTAGATCAGGGGATGTTGATTGTGGGCTTATAATCCATGAAGGGAGGTTCACATACCCAATCTATGGCTTGAAAGCGGTAATAGATCTTGGAAAGTGGTGGGAAGATGAGACGGGGCTTTTGATACCGCTTGGTGGAATTGTGATCGATCGATCGCTTGGATACAACCTGATTCATGAGTTCAATAGATGGCTCAGATCGAGTATCGAGTATGCTTTTGAAAATCCAAACGAAGCGATGAGCTATATCAGATCTTACGCCCAGGAGATGGATGATGATGTAATTTCTGAACATATCAATCTTTATGTCAATGATAACACGCTCGATATTGGAGATGAGGGGATAAAGGCGGTTGAATAC
- a CDS encoding endonuclease IV, producing the protein MVKVGFHVSIAGSIDRAVDRAVEAQCDTFQIFSRNPRGWQSKELSQTAINKFIEKLESSGLYPPVVHMPYLPNLASPDEEVYKKSVNALIAELVRCQELTIPYLVTHLGSHRGSGIEKGYERVADAIKTAFDEVENDVIILLETTAGTKNSIGGSFEDIKAIMNQIDDINRIGVCFDTCHVFVAGYEIRTTEGLERTLKHFDEVIGLSKLKLLHINDSKGDLGSRLDRHEHIGFGYIGEDGFRLILHDPRLRDLPMILETPVDERCDDRCNIEKVRELAG; encoded by the coding sequence ATGGTAAAGGTTGGTTTTCATGTCTCGATTGCAGGCTCAATCGATCGGGCGGTTGATCGGGCGGTTGAAGCTCAATGTGATACATTTCAGATCTTCTCACGAAATCCCAGAGGCTGGCAGAGTAAGGAGCTTTCACAAACTGCAATTAATAAGTTTATCGAGAAACTTGAAAGCTCGGGACTCTATCCGCCTGTTGTTCACATGCCTTACCTTCCAAACCTTGCATCACCCGATGAAGAGGTTTACAAAAAGTCTGTGAATGCACTCATTGCAGAGCTTGTAAGATGTCAGGAGCTCACGATTCCATATCTTGTCACGCATCTCGGCAGCCACAGAGGTAGCGGGATTGAGAAAGGATATGAGCGAGTTGCAGATGCGATAAAGACCGCGTTTGACGAGGTTGAAAATGATGTGATTATACTTCTTGAGACTACAGCAGGCACAAAAAACAGCATTGGAGGGTCATTTGAAGATATTAAAGCAATTATGAATCAAATTGATGATATAAACCGTATTGGCGTCTGCTTTGATACCTGTCATGTCTTTGTTGCAGGCTATGAGATTCGAACGACAGAAGGGCTTGAGAGAACGCTGAAGCATTTTGATGAGGTGATCGGGCTTTCAAAGCTCAAACTTCTGCATATCAATGATTCAAAAGGGGATCTTGGCTCGAGGCTTGACAGGCATGAACATATCGGGTTTGGCTATATCGGTGAGGATGGCTTCAGACTGATCCTGCACGATCCGCGCTTGCGGGATCTACCGATGATACTTGAAACTCCTGTCGATGAACGATGCGATGATCGTTGTAACATCGAGAAGGTGCGTGAGCTTGCAGGCTGA
- a CDS encoding endonuclease III, with translation MQADIERIIEGLSEAYRDKKTAVMKVSQVNDPYLVLISCILSLRTKDEVTASASKRLFALARTPGEMVKLEVRDIENAIYPVGFYRRKAKQIKEISRVLLEDYDSQVPDELDELLKFNGVGRKTANIVITVGFGKPGIAVDTHVHRISNRLGLVETKDPDATEFALRAILPEKYWISFNDLLVMHGQTICAPISPKCSICPITAYCKRNGVLRSR, from the coding sequence TTGCAGGCTGATATCGAGAGGATCATCGAAGGGTTGAGTGAAGCATATCGAGATAAGAAGACTGCAGTTATGAAAGTATCCCAGGTTAATGATCCATATCTTGTTCTGATCTCGTGTATCCTGAGCCTGCGAACGAAGGATGAGGTCACAGCTTCTGCCTCTAAACGCTTATTTGCTCTTGCAAGAACCCCGGGGGAGATGGTCAAGCTTGAGGTGCGTGATATTGAAAATGCGATCTATCCTGTTGGATTTTATCGACGGAAAGCTAAACAGATCAAGGAGATCTCCCGTGTGCTTCTTGAAGATTATGATTCACAGGTTCCTGATGAACTGGATGAACTTCTGAAGTTCAATGGAGTTGGGAGAAAGACCGCAAATATCGTTATTACGGTTGGCTTTGGTAAGCCAGGGATTGCAGTTGATACGCATGTTCATCGCATCTCAAACAGGCTCGGGCTTGTTGAAACAAAAGATCCAGATGCGACCGAATTTGCCTTGAGGGCGATACTCCCAGAAAAATACTGGATCTCCTTCAATGACCTGCTTGTGATGCACGGACAGACGATCTGCGCCCCCATAAGTCCAAAGTGTAGCATCTGTCCGATCACAGCCTACTGTAAGAGAAATGGAGTTCTGAGATCACGATGA